One window from the genome of Salvia splendens isolate huo1 chromosome 9, SspV2, whole genome shotgun sequence encodes:
- the LOC121748952 gene encoding uncharacterized protein LOC121748952 isoform X1 — translation MGSGYQSFLRNSYWILRHGKSIPNQTGVIVSSLVRELVVYLSDYVCVWQENGVLEDYQLASDGVEQARVAGELFLKELRENNIGLENVCICYSPFSRTTHTAKVAASVLDIPLEPPQCKVVHDLRERFFGSSFELKSHDKYSETWALDAKDPFLQLEGGESVADVATRLTSALALMESEFEGCTVLIVSHGDPLQILQTIMNAAKEDGRSEGNDLVSRVEAVRLSSVLSQHRQFALDTAELRRLV, via the exons ATGGGGAGTGGGTACCAATCGTTTCTAAGAAACAGCTATTGGATTCTTAGGCACGGCAAAAGCATTCCAAATCAAACCGGTGTCATTGTTTCATCTCTGGTTCGTGAATTAGTCGTGTATTTATCTGATTATGTGTGTGTGTGGCAGGAAAATGGAGTTCTCGAAGACTATCAACTGGCTTCCGATGGAGTTGAACAGGCTCGTGTAGCTGGAGAATTATTCCTCAAG GAACTGAGAGAAAACAATATCGGCCTGGAAAATGTCTGCATCTGCTATTCACCATTCTCTAGGACTACTCACACCGCAAAAGTGGCTGCTTCTGTTTTAGATATTCCACTTGAACCACCACAGTGCAAG GTAGTACATGATTTACGAGAACGCTTCTTTGGTTCTTCATTCGAGCTGAAGTCtcatgataaa TACTCAGAAACTTGGGCCTTGGACGCCAAAGATCCCTTTTTGCAGCTGGAAGGTGGAGAAAGTGTTGCAGATGTTGCCACCAGGCTCACGAGCGCATTGGCACTGATGGAGTCAGAGTTCGAAGG GTGCACGGTGCTAATCGTCAGTCATGGTGATCCACTGCAGATTTTGCAGACGATCATGAATGCAGCTAAGGAAGATGGAAGGAGCGAGGGAAATGACTTAGTCTCAAGAGTAGAGGCTGTCCGACTCTCCTCTGTTCTCTCACAGCACCGACAGTTTGCTCTTGACACCGCAGAACTCCGTAGATTAGTATAG
- the LOC121748445 gene encoding isocitrate dehydrogenase [NAD] regulatory subunit 1, mitochondrial-like, with protein MSRRTLLIVRNLLSARFPTRSITYMPSPGDGSPRPVTLIPGDGIGPLVTDAVEQVMEAMHAPVYFERYDVRGDMKNVPPEVLESIKKNKVCLKGGLRTPVGGGVSSLNMILRKELDLYASLVHCFNLPGLPTRHDNVDIVVIRENTEGEYAGLEHEVIPGVVESLKVITKFCSERIAKYAFEYAYLNNRKKVTAVHKANIMKLADGLFLESCREVASKYPSIHYNEMIVDNCSMQLVSKPEQFDVMVTPNLYGNLVANTAAGIAGGTGFMPGGNVGADHAIFEQGASAGNVGNDKLLVQKKANPVALLLSSAMMLRHLQFPSFADRLETAVKRVIEEGKCRTKDLGGNCTTQEVVDAVLANLE; from the exons ATGTCTCGCCGCACGCTCCTGATCGTCAGGAATCTCCTCTCCGCCCGATTCCCCACGCGATCCATCACCTACATGCCCAGCCCCGGCGACGGATCTCCCCGCCCCGTCACTCTGATCCCCGGAGACGGCATCGGCCCGCTCGTGACCGACGCGGTCGAACAGGTCATGGAGGCGATGCACGCTCCCGTCTATTTCGAGAGGTATGACGTGCGAGGCGACATGAAGAACGTGCCTCCGGAGGTGCTCGAATCGATTAAGAAGAATAAGGTGTGCCTGAAAGGAGGATTGAGGACTCCCGTGGGCGGAGGAGTGAGCTCTCTGAATATGATTTTGAGGAAGGAGCTCGATCTCTATGCCTCGCTCGTCCACTGCTTTAATCTGCCCGGGCTCCCCACGCGCCACGATAATGTAGATATTGTCGTGATCCGGGAGAACACTGAGGGCGAGTACGCCGGTCTTGAGCATGAGGTTATTCCCGGTGTGGTTGAAAGCCTTAAG GTGATAACAAAGTTCTGTTCAGAACGGATTGCAAAATATGCTTTCGAGTATGCCTATCTCAACAACCGGAAGAAAGTGACAGCTGTGCACAAAGCTAATATCATGAAGCTTGCTGATGGTCTATTTTTAGAATCTTGTCGCGAAGTTGCTAGCAAATATCCTAGTATTCATTACAATGAGATGATCGTGGATAACTGCTCAATGCAACTTGTTTCCAAGCCAGAGCAATTTGATGTGATG GTAACTCCAAACCTTTATGGGAATCTGGTTGCAAATACAGCTGCTGGTATAGCAGGTGGTACTGGTTTCATGCCTGGAG GGAATGTGGGTGCGGATCATGCGATTTTCGAGCAAGGTGCTTCTGCAGGTAATGTGGGTAATGACAAATTACTGGTGCAAAAGAAGGCTAATCCGGTGGCTCTACTTCTTTCATCGGCTATGATGCTGAGACACCTGCAGTTTCCTTCATTTGCGGACCGATTGGAGACTGCAGTGAAGCGCGTAATAGAAGAAGGTAAATGTCGAACCAAAGATCTTGGAGGAAACTGTACCACCCAGGAAGTTGTGGATGCTGTCCTTGCAAATCTGGAGTGA
- the LOC121748952 gene encoding uncharacterized protein LOC121748952 isoform X2 yields MGSGYQSFLRNSYWILRHGKSIPNQTGVIVSSLENGVLEDYQLASDGVEQARVAGELFLKELRENNIGLENVCICYSPFSRTTHTAKVAASVLDIPLEPPQCKVVHDLRERFFGSSFELKSHDKYSETWALDAKDPFLQLEGGESVADVATRLTSALALMESEFEGCTVLIVSHGDPLQILQTIMNAAKEDGRSEGNDLVSRVEAVRLSSVLSQHRQFALDTAELRRLV; encoded by the exons ATGGGGAGTGGGTACCAATCGTTTCTAAGAAACAGCTATTGGATTCTTAGGCACGGCAAAAGCATTCCAAATCAAACCGGTGTCATTGTTTCATCTCTG GAAAATGGAGTTCTCGAAGACTATCAACTGGCTTCCGATGGAGTTGAACAGGCTCGTGTAGCTGGAGAATTATTCCTCAAG GAACTGAGAGAAAACAATATCGGCCTGGAAAATGTCTGCATCTGCTATTCACCATTCTCTAGGACTACTCACACCGCAAAAGTGGCTGCTTCTGTTTTAGATATTCCACTTGAACCACCACAGTGCAAG GTAGTACATGATTTACGAGAACGCTTCTTTGGTTCTTCATTCGAGCTGAAGTCtcatgataaa TACTCAGAAACTTGGGCCTTGGACGCCAAAGATCCCTTTTTGCAGCTGGAAGGTGGAGAAAGTGTTGCAGATGTTGCCACCAGGCTCACGAGCGCATTGGCACTGATGGAGTCAGAGTTCGAAGG GTGCACGGTGCTAATCGTCAGTCATGGTGATCCACTGCAGATTTTGCAGACGATCATGAATGCAGCTAAGGAAGATGGAAGGAGCGAGGGAAATGACTTAGTCTCAAGAGTAGAGGCTGTCCGACTCTCCTCTGTTCTCTCACAGCACCGACAGTTTGCTCTTGACACCGCAGAACTCCGTAGATTAGTATAG
- the LOC121748951 gene encoding SEC1 family transport protein SLY1-like: MALNLRQKQTECIIKMLNLNQAVGIVGGTANEEVYKILIYDRFCQDILSPLIHVKDLRKHGITLYFLVDKDRNPVLDVPAVYFLQPIPQNVQRIVADASRALYDSFHLNFSSSIPRPLLEDLATGTMNSDSIHRISKVHDQYLEFVTLEDNLFSLANKNCYVQLNDPSAGDKEIEEIIEKIVGGLFCVLATLAVVPVIRCPRGGPAEMVASLLDQRLRDHLLAKNNLFTEGGNFASSFQRPILCLFDRNFELSVAIQHDFRYKPLVHDVLGLRLNRLNVKVEKGGMKSYELDRTDPFWTSNGSLEFPRVAEEIDAQLNKYKKDVEEVNRRTGGDEAQFDGTDLVGNTKHLMNAVNSLPELTERKQVIDKHTNIATALLGEIKGRTLNEFAEKESEMMVRGGIDRNELLGVLKGKGDKMDKLRFAIMFLISTETIPPSEIEAVETALREAEVDTSAFQYVKKIKSLNVSLASANSASRGNIVDWAEKLYGQSIGAVTAGMKNLLSNDHQLALTRTVDALMEGKPNPDIDSYLIFDPRAPKSSMGSSGSQMKGPFKEAIAFMVGGGNYVEYMSLQELVHRQQPPKHVIYGTTEILTGDEFVEQLAVLGRKMGLGSVPPSAGSSNR; the protein is encoded by the exons ATGGCGCTAAATCTCCGGCAGAAGCAGACCG AGTGCATCATTAAGATGCTGAATCTGAACCAGGCTGTGGGCATCGTCGGCGGAACGGCGAACGAGGAGGTCTACAAGATCCTGATCTACGACAGATTCTGCCAGGATATACTCTCTCCATTAATCCACGTTAAGGATTTGCGGAAGCACGGAATCACGCTATATTTCCTCGTCGATAAGGATCGGAATCCCGTCCTCGACGTCCCCGCCGTCTACTTCCTCCAGCCGATACCACAGAACGTGCAGCGGATCGTCGCCGACGCATCCAGAGCGCTTTATGACTCCTTCCACCTTAACTTCTCCTCCTCCATACcccgcccgctcctcgaagacCTCGCAACCG GAACAATGAATTCCGATTCGATTCATAGGATCTCCAAGGTGCATGATCAGTATCTGGAATTCGTGACTCTGGAAGATAACTTGTTCTCACTTGCCAATAAGAATTGCTATGTTCAGTTGAACGATCCATCTGCTGGAGATAAAGAGATTGAGGAAATTATTGAAAAGATTGTTGGAGGATTATTCTGTGTTTTGGCGACCCTTGCAGTTGTGCCCGTTATTAGGTGTCCTCGTGGAGGCCCAGCTGAGATGGTAGCATCCTTGCTGGATCAGAGATTGCGTGACCATTTGCTGGCAAAGAACAATTTGTTTACCGAGGGTGGCAACTTTGCCAGCTCGTTTCAGAGACCGATTTTGTGTCTCTTTGACAGGAATTTTGAGCTGTCCGTGGCTATACAACACGACTTTAGGTATAAGCCACTTGTTCATGATGTGCTTGGTTTAAGGTTAAATAGGTTGAATGTGAAAGTAGAGAAAGGTGGGATGAAATCGTATGAATTGGATCGCACTGACCCATTTTGGACATCAAATGGGTCACTGGAGTTTCCTAGAGTTGCTGAGGAAATTGATGCACAGTTGAACAAGTACAAAAAAGATGTCGAAGAGGTGAATAGGAGGACTGGCGGTGACGAAGCTCAGTTTGATGGGACAGATCTAGTTGGCAACACAAAGCATCTCATGAATGCAGTTAATTCTCTGCCTGAATTGACTGAGAGGAAGCAAGTAATTGATAAGCATACTAACATCGCTACTGCATTGTTGGGTGAGATTAAGGGGAGGACTCTTAATGAATTTGCAGAGAAGGAGAGCGAAATGATGGTCAGGGGTGGGATTGATCGTAACGAGCTTCTTGGTGTGCTCAAGGGAAAAGGGGACAAAATGGACAAGTTACGATTTGCTATCATGTTTCTTATTTCAACAGAAACCATCCCTCCGTCAGAAATTGAGGCAGTGGAAACGGCACTTAGGGAGGCTGAGGTTGATACAAGCGCATTTCAGTATGTGAAGAAGATAAAATCATTGAATGTCTCCCTGGCATCAGCTAATTCTGCAAGCAGGGGCAACATTGTTGATTGGGCAGAAAAACTCTATGGGCAGTCAATCGGTGCTGTAACTGCTGGCATGAAAAACTTGCTGTCCAATGATCATCAATTGGCTCTAACCCGAACAGTTGATGCATTAATGGAGGGAAAACCCAACCCTGACATTGACTCGTATCTTATCTTTGATCCCCGCGCCCCGAAATCATCCATGGGCTCAAGTGGCAGCCAGATGAAAGGACCGTTTAAAGAAGCTATAGCATTCATGGTTGGTGGTGGAAATTATGTGGAGTACATGAGCTTGCAAGAGCTCGTTCATCGCCAGCAACCTCCAAAGCATGTCATCTACGGGACCACCGAGATCCTCACAGGAGACGAGTTTGTGGAGCAGCTTGCAGTGCTAGGGCGAAAAATGGGTTTAGGAAGTGTTCCACCTAGCGCTGGCAGCTCAAATAGGTAA